From Saccharomyces kudriavzevii IFO 1802 strain IFO1802 genome assembly, chromosome: 13, a single genomic window includes:
- the RRB1 gene encoding ribosome biosynthesis protein RRB1 (similar to Saccharomyces cerevisiae RRB1 (YMR131C); ancestral locus Anc_2.401), whose translation MSKRSIEIDEPDRVVSAKTQSHSVPTVATSEEQDAPMNELEDQLSDECDSDGEIIEIDGDDDIIDEDDLKKKQEEAETLVQKDQSEGNEENVQELYLPHMSRPLGPDEVLEADPSVYEMLHNVNMPWPCLTLDVIPDTLGSERRNYPQSILLATATQSSRKRENELMVLALSNLTKTLLKDDNEEDDDEEEEDDVDAVIENENMPLKDTTNRLKVSPFAASNQEVLTATMSENGDVYIYDLAPQSKAFSTPGYQISKSAKRPIHTVKSHGNVEGYGLDWSPLIKTGALLSGDCSGQIYFTQRHTSRWVTDKQPFTVSNNKSIEDIQWSRTESTVFATAGCDGYIRIWDTRSKKHKPAISVKASNTDVNVISWSDKIGYLLASGDDNGTWGVWDLRQFTPSNADTVQPVAQYDFHKGAITSIAFNPLDESIVAVGSEDNTVTLWDLSVEADDEEIKQQTAETKELQEIPPQLLFVHWQKEVKDVKWHKQIPGCLVSTGTDGLNVWKTISV comes from the coding sequence ATGTCAAAAAGGTCTATTGAAATCGACGAGCCAGATAGAGTTGTCTCTGCCAAGACGCAATCTCATTCTGTTCCTACCGTTGCTACATCCGAAGAGCAAGATGCTCCCATGAATGAGTTGGAAGACCAATTGAGTGACGAGTGtgatagtgatggtgaaatcattgaaattgacggtgatgatgatattattgacgaagatgacctcaagaaaaagcaagaagaagCGGAAACTCTAGTACAAAAGGACCAATCCGAGGGCAATGAAGAGAATGTTCAAGAGCTATATTTACCTCATATGTCTCGTCCGTTGGGCCCAGATGAAGTTCTTGAGGCCGATCCCTCTGTTTATGAAATGCTACATAATGTCAATATGCCTTGGCCATGTTTAACATTAGATGTCATTCCGGATACGTTGGGTTCTGAACGTAGAAACTATCCACAGTCGATTTTACTAGCTACGGCCACGCAATCTTCcaggaaaagagaaaatgaattaaTGGTTTTGGCACTTTCCAATCTAACAAAGACTCTTCTAAAAGATGAtaacgaagaagatgatgatgaagaggaggaagatgatGTGGATGcagttattgaaaatgaaaatatgcCACTAAAAGATACAACTAATAGACTAAAAGTATCTCCATTTGCTGCTTCTAATCAAGAAGTGCTAACTGCCACAATGAGTGAAAATGGGGATGTTTACATATACGATTTGGCTCCGCAAAGTAAAGCTTTTTCTACACCAGGTTATCAGATCTCAAAGTCGGCCAAAAGACCTATTCATACTGTTAAAAGTCATGGGAATGTTGAAGGCTATGGGTTAGATTGGTCACCATTGATCAAGACCGGCGCTTTATTGTCAGGCGATTGTTCGGGTCAAATATATTTCACACAAAGGCACACCTCAAGATGGGTGACCGATAAACAACCCTTCACTGTTTCAAACAATAAGTCCATAGAAGACATTCAATGGTCCCGGACGGAATCCACTGTTTTTGCAACAGCCGGTTGCGATGGATATATAAGGATTTGGGACACAAGATCAAAAAAACATAAGCCAGCTATCTCTGTGAAAGCTTCCAACACCGACGTAAATGTGATAAGTTGGAGTGACAAGATCGGCTATTTGCTCGCAAGTGGTGATGATAACGGTACCTGGGGAGTTTGGGATTTGAGACAGTTCACACCAAGCAATGCTGATACTGTTCAACCAGTTGCTCAATATGATTTCCATAAGGGTGCCATTACTTCTATCGCATTTAACCCATTAGATGAGTCTATTGTTGCAGTGGGTTCAGAAGATAATACTGTAACCCTATGGGATCTATCTGTGGAGgctgatgatgaagaaatcaaacaaCAAACCGCTGAAACAAAGGAGTTACAGGAGATTCCCCCACAGTTATTATTTGTGCATTGGCAAAAGGAAGTTAAAGATGTCAAATGGCATAAACAGATTCCAGGTTGTTTAGTAAGTACCGGTACTGACGGGTTGAACGTTTGGAAAACAATCAGTGTCTAA
- the JLP2 gene encoding Jlp2p (similar to Saccharomyces cerevisiae JLP2 (YMR132C); ancestral locus Anc_2.400), whose amino-acid sequence MVYFYESKPTEYSISHQIVTGKDKFENDLLIKWSYKELNYVWFHADKFSSGHIYLKLHSNEKTIDDVPQEVINDCLQLCKSESIQGNKMPQCTILITPWHNLRKNKYMEPGEVSFKSLRQCRKMECGGRDNKILNRLAKTRVELFDNVEATLNEAKKTKNGEFFVNHIESNRLNLIDEENQRKLAKKNQKKKNKQQKDEFIDDAQLET is encoded by the coding sequence ATGGTGTATTTTTATGAATCAAAACCAACTGAGTATTCAATATCCCACCAAATCGTAACCGGTAAggataaatttgaaaatgacttGCTCATCAAATGGAGCTACAAAGAGTTAAATTACGTTTGGTTTCATGCTGATAAGTTCTCGAGCGGCCATATTTATTTAAAGCTACattcaaatgaaaaaacaatCGATGATGTACCGCAAGAAGTGATAAATGACTGCTTACAACTGTGCAAATCGGAATCTATTCAAGGAAATAAAATGCCGCAATGTACTATCTTAATAACCCCCTGGCACAActtgagaaaaaacaaatatatGGAGCCTGGTGAAGTATCATTTAAATCTCTAAGACAGTGTAGGAAAATGGAATGCGGGGGGAGGGACAATAAAATACTGAACAGACTGGCCAAGACAAGAGTAGAGCTATTTGATAACGTGGAGGCTACACTTAATGAGGCAAAGAAGACCAAAAATGGTGAGTTTTTTGTAAACCATATTGAGTCTAATAGACTTAATcttattgatgaagaaaaccagAGAAAACTAGCGAAAAAGAaccagaagaagaaaaacaaacaacaaaagGACGAGTTTATCGATGATGCTCAGCTGGAAACTTAA
- the REC114 gene encoding Rec114p (similar to Saccharomyces cerevisiae REC114 (YMR133W); ancestral locus Anc_2.399), with protein MYEYCSVIIKKYSKYTVPPIAPKGFYSLLEPPQLDKWQHLSTNCTLQFQILLEDSGQVVIHVILNNSTLLEHIRLPLGNNHDLIQFSSKCPIISCKYISEEYGPKMLRRFQIILPSDLEFNRIVVCLRNLNFIMRTAKTSIAQNTIKNQVLDNSNNKRAEVSEDNNLGTYSNFNTQFQTQNMIMDFSQRYQEESERELSNRPNRTLPHRNFSMVQQSFPNADVSVEQFSQDFNTPLASQAVPSRPEQLSVKLAEAPQGLPNVTNCSSDAAREKKNTPISVDLPLGKDITSCNTNLSHLVNLPREDLEKEENIEGTGLVTTPAMRRNIEGQNVTKQDASNREKVDNKLSGSQETENANISQRNTKISSSGSNNRKEADSALTQEVMMGVAKTYRNASRKISKRLIKEKLKDEEFMKWVNKVETVLSKMFEK; from the exons ATGTACGAATATTGTTCAGTTATAATCAAGAAATACTCCAAATACACAGTTCCTCCTATCGCTCCAAAAGGGTTTTATTCCCTACTGGAACCTCCTCAGTTAGATAAATGGCAACATCTTTCAACCAACTGTACTctccaatttcaaattctaCTAGAGGACTCGGGACAAGTTGTTATTCATGTGATTCTTAATAATTCAACTCTCCTAGAACATATTCGGCTGCCGCTAGGAAATAACCATGATTTGATACAATTTTCATCCAAATGCCCTATAATCTCATGTAAGTACATTTCCGAAGAATATGGACCTAAAATGTTGAGAAGATTTCAGATAATTTTACCAAGTGATCTTGAATTTAACCGGATTGTCGTTTGCTTGAGAAATCTTAATTTCATTATGAGAACAGCCAAGACTTCAATAGCTCAAAATACCATAAAAAACCAGGTATTGGACAATAGTAACAATAAGAGAGCTGAGGTCAGTGAAGATAATAATCTTGGCACTTATTCGAATTTCAACACACAATTTCAAACGCAAAATATGATAATGGACTTCAGTCAACGTTACCAGGAAGAATCGGAGAGAGAACTAAGCAATCGTCCAAATAGAACTTTACCACACcgtaatttttcaatggttCAACAAAGCTTTCCAAACGCAGATGTAAGTGTGGAGCAGTTTTCACAGGACTTCAATACCCCATTGGCTAGTCAAGCTGTTCCAAGTCGACCTGAGCAACTGAGTGTGAAGTTAGCAGAGGCTCCTCAAGGCCTGCCAAACGTTACTAATTGTTCCTCTGATGCAGcaagggaaaaaaagaacacaCCTATCTCTGTTGATTTACCTTTGGGAAAGGACATTACCTCGTGCAATACTAACTTATCTCACCTCGTTAATTTACCAAGGGAGGACctagaaaaggaagaaaacatTGAGGGCACTGGTTTAGTCACAACACCGGCAATGAGACGCAATATAGAAGGACAAAATGTAACGAAACAAGATGCCAGTAACAGGGAAAAGGTCGACAATAAGCTAAGCGGTTCCCAAGAAACGGAGAATGCAAATATATCTCaaagaaatacaaaaatatcatcgaGTGGTTCAAATAACAGAAAGGAGGCAGACAGCGCTTTAACTCAAGAGGTTATGATGGGCGTCGCAAAGACTTACAGAAATgcatcaagaaaaatatctAAGCGGCTAATCAAGGAGAAGTTGAAGGACGAAGAATTTATGAAATGG GTTAATAAGGTTGAAACAGTCCTCAGTAAAATGTTCGAAAAGTGA